In the Coffea eugenioides isolate CCC68of unplaced genomic scaffold, Ceug_1.0 ScVebR1_23;HRSCAF=104, whole genome shotgun sequence genome, ATTTTCAGTAGGGAAATAATGCACTCCATCTCTTTTCCACCATTAATAGTTTCCTCTCCATGAGTAATTCTACTGTTTTCATCTCTTCCTTCAGAAAGATGCAATGGGTCCACGATCTCGGAAACTTGTTCATGCAAAGCTCTGTTAACATAGTTATATATATCTAGCTCATCCATGAACATATCATCTGTTGGCCTCCTCTTTGTGATCATCTCTAGTAAAAGAATGCCGTAGCTGTAGACATCCCCTGGAGTTGATGCCGCATGACCCATGCCATACTCTGAATTTTTGTTTCTAGATATATTAATGTTATGTTGTAAAGGagaaactatatatatatatatatatatatatatataatctaaGGGAGTAAATTAAATATAGCTGCTATGTTTAAGTActagtttatatatatatatataatctaaGGGAGAAAATTAAATATAGCCGCTATGTTTAAGTACTAGTTAGTAAATAAGACTTGATTGAAATTGTTAAAATTAATCACTATACATTTAGGTCAATTGCTTAATGTCCCTATTGTTTTATTATCAATAAGTATCTCCTTAAAACTAATGTCAATTATACATGATATATCATCCAAGAACTTGACAAAAAGTCATTTATAACTTTTTACATTAAGTGCAGCAATTAATTTGCTATTcctcatctttttttttcttatccaTATGGACATGCCGtattttcttgccttttgtttCAATCATATGTATATCTTCTTGTTTTgtcctattattattattattattattattattatttaatattAGTTTCAATTCGCATTAAAAATTTGTGGTATTAGAATAGATTGTTACTTCAAAATGTGCTTTAAGATAAGAGCTCTgtgtatatttttttatatattatccTGCAGAAAAAAGAGATTGAGAGAACATAGAACTTGGAGAaagtgttttaatttttttttcttttcaaatcttCGAAGAAGAATCTTAAAGAATCAAATTAACAATCAAAAAAGGAAACGCATTAGTACAGCTATTTCCATATGAAATTTATATTCATCAAGTTATGCTTCGCAAGTTTGAgtaatcatcaaatcatttaaTGAATCAATGATGAAAATGAGAAATAGCAATCCAACAAAACCTAAAGTTATTACAAAAGGCTATTCTGAAAAAAAGTCATATAAGACCGTTTATTGAATAGTGGTTGACCATTTGCTTTGGGGCAAAGTGATATTTAAATAATATCAAGGGCACAAATTGCCCCTAATTACAAGAGTAACTGTTGAATTAACCctaacaaaaacaaaatgcattttacattcaactttttcttgcatatgcAACAAATTGTTAACATGTACCGACAGATCCTTGGCATGTAACGATTTAACCCTCTAAGGTTTTATTAATTCCGTTTTAAACTTagattatttcatttcattgaaGCCATTTATCTTTTGAATCTTCTTCAATTGGCAAATATGGTGAATAGGGTTAAAAGATAGTAAATGCAAACATAGGCTAACAATCTTTCAAACATAGGCTAATTACATCGCAACATTTGATTTCAAATTAAAAGATCAAGAAAGGGATTTAATGGTACTAACTCAAAGCTGAAAAAAtcaccatatgaacataaagtcTGGGAGCAATGAAAAGGATGATTTGAACTACATGCGTTGAGTTTCAACAACATTATTGGAAAACGCAATTTAGTTCTTTGAGATTATGTTGACCTATAACCGTTTAACAGAATTTTATATTCAAGAGGAAGtataaaaagttttaaaaaaaaaaatctcatggAAATTCTGATAAAGAGAATAAAGATAACCGGTGATTATATCTCTGCTTCACTATGTTTTATATATCTAAACCTTATAGTCTGTGCACAATTAAGTAACATTCGTGATTACCTGGAGCTGCGTAACCGATTGATCCTTTCATGGCAATAGTACTGCTGGTTCCTTGCTCGGAAGATATGTTGATGGGTTTTGGGAGGAGCCTCGCCAATCCAAAATCACCCACATGGGCAACAAGATCATTGTCAAGAAGAATGTTACTTGGTTTTAGATCACAATGAACAATCTCTGCTTCGCAGTGGTCGTGAAGATATTGCAATGCTGAAGCCACATCAATTGCAATATTTAGCTTCTGAAGAAGATTAAGACTTGTTGAGTGATCAGTTGTCTCTGCAGGATGCAACCACAAGTCCAGATTCCCATTTTCCAAAAACGCATAGACTAGAGCTTTGAATTCATCACCCTTGGAATCAATACTGGAGCAATAACTCACGATAGAGATGAGGTTTCTATGGCGAATGTTTCTCAATGTTTTGCACTCGGCCTTAAAACTTTTGGAAGCCCCATTCTTTTGAAGATCAAGAACTTTGACTGCTACAAGCTTATTGCCATGTTTTTCTAGTGTGCCTTTGTAGACAGCTCCAAAATGCCCTGAACCAATTAAGTTTTCTGGAGAAAATCCTGAAGTTGCACGATGCAGTTCATGGTAAGAAACTCGCAAGAGCTTATCGACTCTTGTAGGCATGCTAGAGAATCTGGCCACCagtcttctttctctttttcgaTATACCAAGAAATATAACAACACTGTAACAAGAACCAGAAGCGTTGCCGGTAAAACAATGGACAGCAATATGACAACCTTCAGCTTTCCTCTGTTTTTCCCCTTAATCACTGGGCAAGGAGGGAACTCCAATTCTGGAATGCCTCCACAGAGTTTGTTGTTGCCAATCAATGATATTTGACTTGCATTGCTGAAAATCCCCGTGTTTGGTATCTCACCCTCGATGTCGTTGTAGGAAAGGTTTAAGTACCTCAAATATTGAAGCTTCTCAAGTTCTTTTGGTATTGGTCCAGTCAAATTATTACTTGAAAGATCTAATTGCTGGATGCTCTTCCAAGAAGCCAAATTTGGTGGAATTGTTCCTTGGAAAAAATTGGCCTGCATAAAAAGATTCTCCAGATTTGAACAATCAGCAAGTGAGATGGGTATATCTCCAGCAAATTGATTTTGAGAAACATTGAAATCCACCAAATGTATAAGCTTTCCAAATTCAGGAGGCAGAGAACCACTAAATGAATTTTCATCTATTTTGATGTACATCAGTGATGAGTGCGTCTGCAAAAATTGTGGTGATATAATTCCAGTGAAGTTGTTATGAGATATATCCAGATATTGCAAATTTTGACAGTTCATAAGAACGTTGTCAAATATATTACCCCCTTCAAACTGGTTAGTTGATAACTCTAGAAAGTATAGAGCAGTGGCATTGCATAGGGTGGGGACGATCTGTCCTGACAACTCATTTTGGTCTAGACTCAGAAGTTGCAAATTTTGTAATTTGGCAAAATCTCTTGGAATGAGCCCAAAAAGAGAGTTTGCTTCAAGGTTAAGGATAT is a window encoding:
- the LOC113756576 gene encoding LRR receptor-like serine/threonine-protein kinase EFR; this encodes MWGFRSSSTLANIFLLLLVAMNLSVSHVSASKQFQNETDRLALLEFKNQIYDDPFGVLKSWNHSQHHCHWEGVTCSARHQRVMALTLREKHLSGTISPHVGNLSFMRFIQLPGNQFHGEIPQEFGRLFRLRALNLSINALVGEIPANLSYCTELINISLRDNKLEGKIPIDQLSNLKKLENFYLYKNNFTGEIPSSIGNLSSLIRIGFSLNNLEGNLPVEMGLLKRLSFFSAAENKLSGIIPASIFNSSAIISFSVAANSFHGNLPTNVGHTLPNLQKLYLGGNKFYGNFPTSITNASGLDVLDLPRNNFKGQIPTNLGDLTQLKLLNLAANFFGNNPTGDLDFVASLTNCSNLRILSLSANTFGGNVPKVMANLSHQLTELYMGWNQLSGTIPEGFGHLVNLDILNLEANSLFGLIPRDFAKLQNLQLLSLDQNELSGQIVPTLCNATALYFLELSTNQFEGGNIFDNVLMNCQNLQYLDISHNNFTGIISPQFLQTHSSLMYIKIDENSFSGSLPPEFGKLIHLVDFNVSQNQFAGDIPISLADCSNLENLFMQANFFQGTIPPNLASWKSIQQLDLSSNNLTGPIPKELEKLQYLRYLNLSYNDIEGEIPNTGIFSNASQISLIGNNKLCGGIPELEFPPCPVIKGKNRGKLKVVILLSIVLPATLLVLVTVLLYFLVYRKRERRLVARFSSMPTRVDKLLRVSYHELHRATSGFSPENLIGSGHFGAVYKGTLEKHGNKLVAVKVLDLQKNGASKSFKAECKTLRNIRHRNLISIVSYCSSIDSKGDEFKALVYAFLENGNLDLWLHPAETTDHSTSLNLLQKLNIAIDVASALQYLHDHCEAEIVHCDLKPSNILLDNDLVAHVGDFGLARLLPKPINISSEQGTSSTIAMKGSIGYAAPEYGMGHAASTPGDVYSYGILLLEMITKRRPTDDMFMDELDIYNYVNRALHEQVSEIVDPLHLSEGRDENSRITHGEETINGGKEMECIISLLKIGLKCSARLPNDRMHMNEAVRKLHFIKDVFLNVRAQQENVQA